A genomic stretch from Zeimonas sediminis includes:
- a CDS encoding DUF2244 domain-containing protein: MKRNCALSPGQLGCWFGSLAAVSLLLATFFAAKGAWLVVPFTLIEIAALGAAFVWWSRHATDYERIVVGADMLCIETSSGERLRRVERRPAWVRVEYGGARRDPIRIVSSGEAIEIGGLVPEDRRAALARELRGALASHRAAGGVQG; the protein is encoded by the coding sequence ATGAAGCGCAATTGCGCGCTGTCGCCCGGGCAGCTCGGTTGCTGGTTCGGTTCGCTGGCGGCGGTCTCATTGCTGCTGGCAACGTTCTTCGCGGCCAAGGGTGCCTGGCTGGTCGTCCCGTTCACGCTGATCGAGATCGCCGCGCTGGGAGCGGCTTTCGTCTGGTGGAGCAGGCACGCGACCGACTACGAGCGCATCGTCGTCGGGGCGGACATGCTGTGCATCGAGACTTCGAGCGGGGAGCGCCTGCGCAGGGTCGAGCGTCGGCCGGCGTGGGTGAGGGTGGAATACGGCGGTGCGCGGCGCGATCCGATCCGGATCGTGTCGTCGGGCGAGGCGATCGAGATCGGGGGGCTGGTTCCCGAGGATCGCCGCGCTGCACTGGCGAGGGAGTTGAGAGGCGCGCTCGCGTCGCATCGCGCGGCCGGCGGCGTCCAGGGTTGA
- the coxB gene encoding cytochrome c oxidase subunit II — translation MKLKRAAGALAAAVLGGWLSVANAVGDMPGGPKVNGLNLQDPVTKIAADQHWIHWFLIWICVGIFIVVFGVMFYSVWAHRKSKGHKPASFHESTAVEVAWTIVPFLIVVAMAIPATRMVVEQKDTSNADITVKVTGYQWKWGYDYLKGEGEGISFLSTLSTPRAQIEGREEKSVTYLMEVDNPMVVPVGQKVRVVLTANDVIHSWMVPAFGVKQDAIPGFVRDTWFRAEKVGVYRGQCAELCGKDHAFMPIVVEVKSKEDYAKWVDEQKKAMLAKMDDPNKEWAQPDLMARGEKVYQANCVACHQANGKGVPPAFPALEGSKLVLGPQAPQVDIVLNGKQGTAMASFKQLSDVEIAAVITYTRNAWGNKAEDGIVQPSEVKAARK, via the coding sequence ATGAAACTGAAGCGTGCGGCGGGCGCACTGGCGGCGGCGGTTCTGGGCGGGTGGCTCTCGGTGGCCAACGCGGTGGGCGACATGCCGGGCGGGCCCAAGGTCAACGGCCTCAACCTGCAGGATCCGGTCACCAAGATCGCCGCGGACCAGCACTGGATCCACTGGTTCCTGATCTGGATCTGCGTCGGCATCTTCATCGTCGTGTTCGGCGTGATGTTCTACTCGGTGTGGGCGCACCGGAAGTCCAAGGGCCACAAGCCCGCGAGCTTCCACGAGAGCACCGCGGTCGAGGTCGCCTGGACCATCGTTCCCTTCCTGATCGTGGTCGCGATGGCGATCCCGGCCACCCGCATGGTCGTCGAGCAGAAGGACACCTCGAACGCCGACATCACGGTCAAGGTCACCGGGTACCAGTGGAAGTGGGGTTACGACTACCTGAAGGGCGAGGGCGAGGGCATCTCGTTCCTGTCCACGCTGTCCACGCCGCGCGCCCAGATCGAGGGCCGCGAGGAGAAGTCGGTCACCTACCTGATGGAGGTCGACAACCCGATGGTCGTGCCGGTCGGCCAGAAGGTCCGGGTCGTGCTCACCGCCAACGACGTCATCCACTCCTGGATGGTCCCGGCCTTCGGCGTCAAGCAGGACGCGATCCCCGGCTTCGTGCGCGATACCTGGTTCCGGGCCGAGAAGGTCGGCGTGTACCGTGGCCAGTGCGCCGAGCTCTGCGGAAAGGACCACGCCTTCATGCCGATCGTCGTCGAGGTCAAGTCGAAGGAAGACTACGCGAAGTGGGTCGACGAGCAGAAGAAGGCGATGCTCGCGAAGATGGACGACCCGAACAAGGAGTGGGCCCAGCCCGACCTGATGGCCCGAGGCGAGAAGGTCTACCAGGCCAACTGCGTGGCCTGCCACCAAGCCAACGGCAAGGGCGTGCCGCCCGCGTTCCCGGCGCTCGAGGGCTCCAAGCTGGTGCTCGGCCCGCAGGCGCCGCAGGTCGACATCGTGCTGAACGGCAAGCAGGGCACCGCGATGGCCTCGTTCAAGCAGCTGTCCGACGTCGAGATCGCGGCGGTCATCACCTACACCCGCAACGCCTGGGGCAACAAGGCCGAGGACGGCATCGTGCAGCCGTCGGAAGTGAAGGCCGCCCGCAAGTGA
- the ctaD gene encoding cytochrome c oxidase subunit I, producing the protein MSAVLDHHGDHAHDHAHDHPTGWRRWVFATNHKDIGTLYLWFSLAMFFVGGINALLLRSELFQPGLQVMQPEFFNQLTTMHGLIMVFGAIMPAFVGFANWQLPMMVGASDMAFARMNNFSFWLLPPAALLLVVSYFVPGGATAAGWTLYAPLSTQMGPGMDLAIFAVHILGASSIMGSINIITTILNMRAPGMSLMKMPMFAWTWLITAYLLIAVMPVLAGAITMLLTDRHFGTAFFNAAAGGDPVMYQHIFWFFGHPEVYIMILPAFGIVSEIIPAFARKKLFGYSSMVYATASIAILSFIVWAHHMFTTGMPVTGQLFFMYATMLIAVPTGVKIFNWVATMWKGSMTFETPMLFAIGFIFVFTMGGFTGVILAVAPLDIQLHDTYYVVAHFHYVLVAGSLFALFAGAYYWLPKWTGHMYDEKLGKAHFWLSLITFNITFFPMHFLGLAGMPRRYADYPMQFADFNALVTVGAFGFGLSQLIFVWAVVKCIKGGEKAADKPWEGAEGLEWTLPSPAPWHSFETPPVVK; encoded by the coding sequence ATGAGCGCAGTACTCGACCATCACGGCGACCACGCCCACGACCACGCGCACGACCACCCCACGGGCTGGCGCCGCTGGGTCTTCGCCACCAACCACAAGGACATCGGCACGCTGTACCTGTGGTTCTCGCTCGCGATGTTCTTCGTGGGCGGCATCAACGCGCTGCTGCTGCGCTCCGAGCTGTTCCAGCCGGGCCTCCAGGTCATGCAGCCGGAGTTCTTCAATCAGCTCACCACGATGCACGGGCTGATCATGGTGTTCGGCGCGATCATGCCGGCCTTCGTCGGTTTCGCGAACTGGCAGCTGCCGATGATGGTCGGCGCTTCCGACATGGCCTTCGCGCGGATGAACAACTTCAGCTTCTGGCTGCTGCCGCCGGCGGCGCTGTTGCTGGTGGTCTCGTACTTCGTGCCGGGCGGCGCCACCGCCGCCGGCTGGACCCTGTACGCGCCGCTGTCCACCCAGATGGGCCCGGGCATGGACCTCGCGATCTTCGCGGTCCACATCCTCGGCGCCTCGTCGATCATGGGCTCGATCAACATCATCACGACCATCCTGAACATGCGCGCGCCGGGCATGTCGCTGATGAAGATGCCGATGTTCGCCTGGACCTGGCTGATCACCGCCTACCTGCTGATCGCGGTCATGCCGGTGCTCGCGGGCGCGATCACGATGCTGCTCACCGATCGGCATTTCGGCACCGCGTTCTTCAACGCGGCCGCCGGCGGCGACCCGGTCATGTACCAGCACATCTTCTGGTTCTTCGGGCACCCCGAGGTCTACATCATGATCCTGCCGGCCTTCGGCATCGTGAGCGAGATCATCCCGGCCTTCGCCCGCAAGAAGCTGTTCGGCTACAGCTCGATGGTCTACGCGACCGCGTCGATCGCCATCCTGTCCTTCATCGTGTGGGCGCACCACATGTTCACCACCGGCATGCCGGTGACCGGCCAGCTGTTCTTCATGTACGCGACGATGCTGATCGCGGTGCCCACGGGCGTGAAGATCTTCAACTGGGTGGCCACGATGTGGAAGGGCTCGATGACCTTCGAGACCCCGATGCTGTTCGCGATCGGCTTCATCTTCGTGTTCACGATGGGCGGCTTCACCGGCGTGATCCTGGCCGTGGCCCCGCTCGACATCCAGCTGCACGACACCTACTACGTGGTGGCCCACTTCCACTACGTGCTGGTCGCGGGCTCGCTGTTCGCGCTGTTCGCCGGCGCCTATTACTGGCTGCCCAAGTGGACCGGCCACATGTACGACGAGAAGCTCGGCAAGGCGCACTTCTGGCTGTCGCTGATCACCTTCAACATCACCTTCTTCCCGATGCACTTCCTCGGTCTGGCCGGCATGCCGCGCCGCTATGCCGACTACCCGATGCAGTTCGCCGACTTCAACGCGCTGGTCACCGTGGGGGCCTTCGGCTTCGGCCTCTCGCAGCTGATCTTCGTGTGGGCCGTCGTCAAGTGCATCAAGGGCGGCGAGAAGGCGGCCGACAAGCCCTGGGAGGGCGCCGAGGGCCTCGAGTGGACGCTGCCGTCGCCCGCGCCGTGGCACTCGTTCGAGACGCCGCCGGTCGTCAAGTGA
- a CDS encoding cytochrome oxidase small assembly protein produces MSGPDKSRNLRTALILLSIALVFFLGVIVNRWLFGNG; encoded by the coding sequence ATGAGCGGCCCGGACAAGTCCAGGAACCTGCGCACCGCGCTGATCCTGCTGTCGATCGCCCTCGTGTTCTTCCTCGGCGTCATCGTCAATCGCTGGCTGTTCGGAAACGGCTGA
- a CDS encoding cytochrome c oxidase assembly protein: MSESPREQEPGHLQNLRMFGKLIVVTAVMFGFGFALVPLYEKICEVTGINQLTKRDRGAAEFARNTQVDTSRKISVVFDANGRGAWQFRPETNALEVHPGELVTVVYDLVNTKDVPTAGQAIPSYLPQVSAQYFHKLECFCFEQQELASGETRKFPVVFVVDPKLPKDVHTITLSYTFFEVAGKGASAAPAASGERGS; this comes from the coding sequence ATGTCGGAATCGCCCCGAGAGCAAGAGCCCGGACACCTGCAGAACCTGCGGATGTTCGGCAAGCTGATCGTCGTCACCGCGGTGATGTTCGGGTTCGGCTTCGCGCTCGTGCCGCTTTACGAGAAGATCTGCGAGGTCACCGGGATCAACCAGCTGACCAAGCGCGACCGCGGCGCGGCGGAATTCGCCCGCAACACCCAGGTCGACACGAGCCGGAAGATCTCGGTGGTCTTCGACGCGAACGGACGGGGCGCCTGGCAGTTCCGCCCCGAGACCAATGCGCTCGAGGTCCATCCCGGCGAGCTGGTCACGGTGGTCTACGACCTGGTCAACACCAAGGACGTGCCGACGGCCGGCCAGGCGATCCCGAGCTACCTGCCGCAGGTTTCGGCGCAGTACTTCCACAAGCTGGAATGCTTCTGCTTCGAGCAGCAGGAGCTCGCAAGCGGCGAGACCCGCAAGTTCCCGGTCGTGTTCGTCGTCGATCCCAAGCTTCCGAAAGACGTGCACACGATCACGCTGTCGTACACGTTCTTCGAGGTCGCCGGCAAGGGCGCGTCTGCCGCGCCGGCGGCCAGCGGCGAGCGAGGGAGCTGA
- a CDS encoding DUF2970 domain-containing protein: MAGLQEASRRRGSFLDTVKAIGWAFFGVRGGREHERDISRLNPLHVIIVGVVLAAIFVVSLVLIANWVVG; encoded by the coding sequence ATGGCCGGGCTTCAGGAAGCCAGTCGCCGCAGGGGGTCCTTCCTGGACACCGTCAAGGCGATCGGCTGGGCGTTCTTCGGAGTGCGCGGCGGGCGCGAGCACGAACGGGACATCTCCCGGCTCAACCCGCTGCATGTCATCATCGTTGGGGTGGTCCTGGCAGCGATCTTCGTGGTCTCGCTGGTGCTGATCGCCAACTGGGTCGTGGGCTGA
- a CDS encoding cytochrome c oxidase subunit 3, whose amino-acid sequence MASGARAHAPYYFVPGPSKWPLVGGIALTFFGFGMASWFNGAAFGPWLFAIFLAILVYMMVGWFSEVARESEGGLYSERVDVSFRWSMGWFIFSEVMFFAAFFGALFYARTITMPWLGDLDHRSILWPDFQAVWPHSGPAGVVDEFQTIGPWPIPTINTLLLLTSGVTLTIAHHALKDNKRGPLTFWLFATVLLGAIFLGFQAYEYLHAYRDLNLRLDSGIFGSTFFMLTGFHGFHVCVGAIMLSVVLFRILKGHFNAENHFAFEAAAWYWHFVDVVWLGLYVVVYWL is encoded by the coding sequence ATGGCTTCGGGTGCGCGCGCTCATGCGCCTTACTACTTCGTGCCGGGTCCGTCGAAGTGGCCGCTGGTCGGAGGGATCGCGCTGACCTTCTTCGGCTTCGGCATGGCGAGCTGGTTCAACGGCGCCGCCTTCGGCCCGTGGCTGTTCGCGATCTTCCTCGCGATCCTCGTCTACATGATGGTCGGCTGGTTCTCCGAGGTGGCCCGCGAGTCCGAGGGGGGCCTATACAGCGAGCGGGTGGACGTGTCCTTCCGCTGGTCGATGGGCTGGTTCATCTTCTCCGAGGTGATGTTCTTCGCGGCCTTCTTCGGTGCGCTGTTCTACGCGCGCACGATCACGATGCCGTGGCTGGGCGACCTCGACCACCGCAGCATCCTGTGGCCCGACTTCCAGGCGGTCTGGCCGCACTCGGGTCCGGCCGGCGTCGTCGACGAGTTCCAGACGATCGGTCCGTGGCCGATCCCGACGATCAACACGCTTCTGCTGCTGACCTCGGGCGTCACCCTCACGATCGCGCACCACGCGCTGAAGGACAACAAGCGCGGCCCGCTCACGTTCTGGCTGTTCGCCACCGTGCTGCTCGGCGCGATCTTCCTCGGGTTCCAGGCCTACGAGTACCTGCACGCCTACAGGGACCTGAACCTGCGGCTCGACTCGGGCATCTTCGGCTCGACCTTCTTCATGCTGACCGGCTTCCACGGCTTCCACGTCTGCGTGGGCGCGATCATGCTGTCGGTCGTGCTGTTCAGGATCCTGAAAGGGCACTTCAACGCGGAGAACCACTTCGCGTTCGAGGCGGCGGCCTGGTACTGGCACTTCGTCGACGTGGTCTGGCTGGGCCTGTACGTCGTCGTCTACTGGCTGTGA
- a CDS encoding twin transmembrane helix small protein, protein MKWIILVAFVLIIGSLASALFFLIRDRGRTRNTARALGFRVGFSIALFLLILFAHQMGWIQSTGVPMSRTAPR, encoded by the coding sequence TTGAAGTGGATCATTCTCGTCGCCTTCGTGCTGATCATCGGAAGTCTCGCCTCGGCGCTGTTCTTCCTGATCCGCGATCGCGGCCGCACCCGCAACACCGCCCGGGCGCTGGGCTTCCGGGTGGGCTTCTCGATCGCCCTGTTCCTGCTGATCCTGTTCGCCCACCAGATGGGCTGGATCCAGAGCACCGGCGTGCCGATGAGCCGGACCGCGCCGCGCTGA
- a CDS encoding SURF1 family protein: MRPLLRTALPTVAALAVLVLTVSLGNWQLRRADEKLALHAQSEAADRQPPVAIAQQALAEADARGLEGRRVEASGRLLPERSIFIDNRTHKGIAGFHVVTPLRIEGSERNGAQPLHVLVLRGWAPRDPRERTRLPEVPAPEGPVTVTGYAQRELAQTLELAESAPPGPDDRIWQNLRLDAYRQWSGLALQPLLIRQIGPVGGAGPGFDDRLVREWPQPGSDVDKHRGYAFQWYSLAAATAALWFWFVVWRPLKRRGGRPVE, encoded by the coding sequence ATGAGGCCACTGCTTCGCACGGCGTTGCCGACGGTGGCCGCGCTGGCGGTCCTCGTCCTCACCGTGTCGCTCGGCAACTGGCAGCTGCGGCGCGCCGACGAGAAGCTCGCCCTGCACGCGCAAAGCGAAGCGGCCGACCGGCAGCCGCCGGTGGCGATCGCGCAGCAGGCGCTCGCCGAAGCCGATGCGCGGGGGCTGGAAGGGCGCAGGGTCGAGGCCTCCGGCCGCCTGCTGCCGGAGCGCAGCATCTTCATCGACAATCGCACGCACAAGGGCATTGCCGGGTTCCACGTCGTCACACCGCTTAGAATCGAGGGTTCGGAACGAAACGGCGCTCAGCCGCTGCACGTGCTGGTCCTCAGGGGCTGGGCTCCCCGCGATCCCCGCGAGCGAACCCGTCTGCCCGAGGTGCCGGCGCCCGAAGGGCCGGTCACGGTGACCGGCTACGCGCAGCGGGAGCTGGCGCAGACGCTGGAGCTGGCCGAGTCGGCGCCGCCGGGGCCGGACGACCGGATCTGGCAGAACCTGCGGCTCGATGCCTATCGCCAATGGTCGGGCCTGGCGCTGCAGCCACTGCTGATCCGGCAGATCGGCCCGGTCGGCGGGGCCGGGCCGGGCTTCGACGACCGACTCGTTCGGGAGTGGCCGCAGCCGGGTTCCGATGTCGACAAGCACCGGGGCTATGCCTTCCAGTGGTATTCGCTGGCGGCGGCAACCGCGGCCTTGTGGTTCTGGTTCGTCGTCTGGCGACCGCTGAAGCGGCGTGGCGGCAGGCCTGTTGAGTGA
- a CDS encoding cytochrome C oxidase subunit I, translating to MSASIVSESLSPDELRQRTRRGRLKMLAILLVCAAPVIASYFTYYVIRPEGRTNYGTLLQPMPDVTGLSGSGADGAPAALSQFRGKWLLLTGAGASCDAACERRLYVIRQLRLIAGKDRDRVERAWIVGPGTELPAPLLAEHDGLVVIRAAAGAMLAAGFPVEAGGRPEDHIWIVDPLGNLVLRYPLDADPSRMKKDLLKLLKASRIG from the coding sequence ATGAGCGCCTCGATCGTGTCAGAAAGCCTTTCGCCGGACGAGCTTCGGCAGCGCACCCGCCGCGGCCGGCTCAAGATGCTGGCCATCCTGCTGGTCTGCGCCGCGCCGGTGATCGCCTCGTATTTCACCTATTACGTGATCCGGCCCGAGGGGCGGACCAACTACGGGACCCTGCTGCAGCCGATGCCCGACGTGACCGGCCTGTCGGGCAGCGGCGCGGACGGCGCGCCCGCCGCGCTGTCTCAGTTCCGGGGCAAGTGGCTGCTGCTCACCGGCGCCGGCGCGAGTTGCGACGCCGCCTGCGAGCGTCGCCTGTACGTGATCCGGCAGCTTCGGCTGATCGCCGGCAAGGATCGCGACCGGGTCGAGCGCGCGTGGATCGTCGGGCCGGGTACCGAGCTGCCGGCGCCGCTGCTCGCCGAGCACGATGGGCTGGTCGTGATCCGCGCTGCGGCCGGTGCCATGCTGGCGGCCGGTTTCCCGGTCGAGGCCGGTGGCCGGCCCGAGGATCACATCTGGATCGTCGATCCGCTCGGCAATCTCGTCCTCCGTTATCCGCTCGACGCGGATCCGAGCCGGATGAAGAAGGATCTGCTCAAACTGCTGAAAGCCTCGAGGATCGGCTGA
- a CDS encoding COX15/CtaA family protein — MPSDFPAPTPIPARSPLWFRRLVGFTVVLTLCLIMLGAYVRLTDAGLGCPDWPGCYGKLFPTQAKEQIAQAVAEQGGEHGPVSMGKAWREMIHRYIAKILGLLIIAIAVIAWRKREAFGQSPALPIWLVGVVILQGLFGMWTVTLLLKPAIVTGHLLGGLITFSLLLWLWLRQLPQPRYPDPEQVAAMAGPALLGLALLAGQIFLGGWTSTNYAALACTDLPTCQGKWWPDANFADAFHIFRELGKTGDGENLPMQALTAIHLMHRIGAVVVLLFLGWLGLKLTKVEGLGGLGAAILGALAVQWALGLSNVYWSLPLSVAVAHNGGAAVLLALLVVLNFRARRARLQI; from the coding sequence ATGCCCAGCGACTTCCCCGCCCCCACCCCGATTCCCGCACGCTCGCCGCTCTGGTTCCGCCGGCTCGTCGGCTTCACCGTCGTGCTCACGCTGTGCCTGATCATGCTCGGCGCCTACGTGCGACTCACCGACGCGGGGCTCGGCTGCCCGGACTGGCCGGGCTGCTACGGCAAGCTGTTCCCGACCCAGGCCAAGGAGCAGATCGCGCAGGCGGTCGCCGAGCAGGGCGGTGAGCACGGCCCGGTGTCCATGGGCAAGGCCTGGCGGGAGATGATCCACCGCTACATCGCCAAGATCCTCGGCCTGCTGATCATCGCGATCGCCGTCATCGCCTGGCGCAAGCGCGAGGCCTTCGGGCAGTCGCCTGCGCTGCCGATCTGGCTGGTCGGCGTCGTTATCCTGCAGGGCCTGTTCGGCATGTGGACCGTGACCCTGCTGCTCAAGCCCGCCATCGTCACCGGGCACCTGCTGGGCGGCCTGATCACCTTCTCTCTGCTGTTGTGGCTCTGGTTGCGCCAGTTGCCGCAACCCCGCTACCCCGATCCCGAGCAGGTGGCGGCCATGGCGGGGCCGGCACTGCTAGGGCTGGCGCTGCTGGCGGGCCAGATCTTCCTCGGCGGCTGGACCAGCACCAACTACGCGGCGCTGGCGTGCACCGACCTGCCGACCTGCCAGGGCAAGTGGTGGCCCGACGCGAACTTCGCCGACGCCTTCCACATCTTCAGGGAGCTGGGCAAGACCGGCGACGGCGAGAACCTGCCGATGCAGGCGCTGACGGCGATCCACCTGATGCACCGGATCGGCGCGGTCGTCGTGCTGCTGTTTCTCGGCTGGCTCGGGCTCAAGCTGACCAAGGTCGAGGGCCTGGGCGGCCTGGGCGCCGCGATCCTGGGGGCGCTCGCCGTGCAGTGGGCGCTCGGCCTGTCGAACGTCTACTGGAGCCTGCCGCTGTCGGTGGCCGTCGCGCACAACGGCGGCGCCGCGGTTCTGCTGGCGCTGCTCGTGGTGCTAAACTTCCGCGCTCGTCGCGCCCGACTGCAGATCTGA
- the cyoE gene encoding heme o synthase, translated as MQASRLESPATGWRHLAAQYLALTKPRIVLLAAFCALIGMLLASDGWVSPVTMVAGLSGISLLAAAGFAFNCLIERGIDSRMARTRARPLARGEIGATGTIVFAGLLGGAGAALLYAFVNPLTMWLTLATFVGYAVVYTVLLKPATPQNIVIGGATGAMPPVLGWTAVAGEVSPEALVLFLIIFVWTPPHFWALALYRIEDYRRSGLPMLPVTHGPEFTRLNVFLYTLLLVATSLLPFLIRMSGWIYLVGAVVLGGVFLGYAWRLWRNYSDALARRTFGYSIFYLAALFGALLVDHYLG; from the coding sequence ATGCAAGCTTCCCGTCTCGAATCGCCCGCTACGGGCTGGCGGCACCTGGCCGCCCAGTACCTCGCGCTGACCAAGCCGAGGATCGTCCTGCTGGCCGCTTTCTGCGCGCTGATCGGCATGCTGCTGGCATCCGATGGCTGGGTGTCGCCGGTCACGATGGTCGCGGGGCTCTCCGGCATCTCGCTGCTCGCGGCTGCCGGGTTCGCGTTCAACTGCCTGATCGAGCGCGGCATCGACTCGCGCATGGCGCGCACCCGCGCCCGGCCGCTGGCACGCGGCGAGATCGGCGCCACCGGCACGATCGTCTTCGCCGGGCTGCTGGGCGGCGCGGGCGCCGCGCTGCTCTATGCCTTCGTCAATCCGCTCACCATGTGGCTGACGCTGGCGACCTTCGTCGGCTACGCGGTGGTCTACACGGTGCTGCTCAAGCCGGCCACGCCGCAGAACATCGTGATCGGCGGTGCGACCGGCGCGATGCCGCCGGTGCTCGGCTGGACCGCGGTCGCCGGCGAGGTGAGCCCCGAGGCGCTGGTGCTGTTCCTGATCATCTTCGTCTGGACGCCGCCGCATTTCTGGGCGCTCGCGCTCTACCGGATCGAGGACTATCGCCGCTCCGGCCTGCCGATGCTGCCGGTCACCCACGGCCCCGAGTTCACCCGCCTCAACGTGTTCCTGTACACGCTGCTGCTGGTCGCCACGTCGCTGCTGCCCTTCCTGATCCGGATGAGCGGCTGGATCTACCTGGTCGGCGCCGTCGTGCTGGGCGGGGTGTTCCTCGGCTATGCGTGGCGGCTGTGGCGCAACTACTCCGACGCGCTCGCGCGCCGCACCTTCGGGTACTCGATCTTCTACCTCGCGGCGCTCTTTGGCGCGCTGCTGGTCGATCACTACCTGGGCTGA
- a CDS encoding SCO family protein: MRSVGALAAAALLVAGLAGCDRGGPKFHNTDVTGSGIAKDGFTLTDHTGATRTLADYRGKVVVMFFGFTHCPDVCPTTMVETAEAMKLLGPKAERVQVLFVTVDPERDTPEMLAKYVPAFHPRFVGLWGDPETIARTAKDFKVFYQKGQQSSSGSYSIDHTAGSYVFDTEGRLRLFTRYGVGAQALADDISQLLD; this comes from the coding sequence ATGCGCTCGGTCGGCGCGCTGGCCGCCGCGGCCCTGCTGGTCGCCGGCCTGGCCGGCTGCGACCGGGGCGGTCCCAAGTTCCACAATACCGACGTCACCGGCTCCGGCATCGCGAAGGACGGCTTCACGCTGACCGACCACACCGGCGCCACGCGCACGCTTGCCGACTACCGCGGCAAGGTCGTAGTGATGTTCTTCGGCTTCACGCACTGCCCCGACGTCTGCCCGACCACGATGGTCGAGACCGCCGAGGCGATGAAGCTTCTCGGGCCGAAGGCCGAGCGCGTGCAGGTGCTGTTCGTGACCGTGGATCCCGAGCGGGACACGCCCGAGATGCTGGCGAAGTACGTGCCCGCCTTCCACCCGCGCTTCGTCGGCCTGTGGGGCGATCCGGAGACGATCGCCCGCACCGCGAAGGACTTCAAGGTGTTCTACCAGAAGGGCCAGCAGTCCTCGAGCGGCTCTTATTCGATCGACCACACGGCCGGCAGCTACGTGTTCGACACCGAGGGCAGGCTCAGGCTGTTCACCCGCTACGGCGTCGGCGCCCAGGCGCTCGCCGACGACATCAGCCAGCTGCTGGACTGA
- a CDS encoding DMT family transporter, whose translation MPVALLLFNAFVWGVSWWPFRQLNALGLHSLWATGLSFALATALITLWRPRAWRALATRPALVWLVLASGATNVAFNWGVMIGEVVRVVLLFYLMPVWAALLARWLLGERITAAIMARMALALAGAAIVLYQPGIGVPVPASLADWLGLAGGVAFAAVNVLLRRNADSTDEARALALFVGGGVVALGLAALLAGAGTIAAPPAPAPLWIAGTVGLALALLAGNLALQYAAARLPASVTALVMLSEIVFAALTSVWLGGESLTARTLAGGTLIVVAAALAAMPRRRRISPAAG comes from the coding sequence TTGCCCGTCGCCCTGCTGCTCTTCAACGCCTTCGTCTGGGGCGTGTCCTGGTGGCCGTTCAGGCAGCTGAACGCCCTGGGCCTGCACAGCCTGTGGGCGACCGGCCTGTCCTTCGCGCTCGCCACGGCGCTGATCACGCTCTGGCGGCCGCGGGCCTGGCGGGCGCTGGCGACCAGGCCCGCGCTGGTGTGGCTGGTGCTCGCCTCGGGCGCGACCAACGTCGCGTTCAACTGGGGCGTGATGATCGGCGAGGTGGTCCGGGTGGTCCTGCTCTTCTACCTGATGCCGGTCTGGGCGGCCCTGCTGGCGCGCTGGCTGCTCGGCGAACGGATCACCGCGGCGATCATGGCGCGGATGGCCCTGGCGCTCGCCGGCGCGGCGATCGTGCTGTACCAGCCCGGCATCGGCGTGCCGGTGCCCGCGAGCCTGGCCGACTGGCTCGGCCTGGCCGGCGGCGTCGCCTTCGCGGCAGTCAACGTGCTGCTGCGCCGAAATGCCGACTCGACCGACGAGGCCCGCGCGCTGGCGCTCTTCGTGGGCGGCGGGGTGGTCGCGCTCGGCCTGGCGGCCCTGCTGGCCGGCGCCGGCACGATCGCCGCCCCGCCGGCGCCCGCGCCGTTGTGGATCGCAGGCACCGTCGGGCTGGCCCTCGCGCTGCTGGCCGGCAACCTGGCGCTGCAATACGCGGCGGCCCGGCTGCCCGCCTCGGTGACGGCGCTGGTGATGCTTTCGGAGATCGTGTTCGCCGCGCTGACCTCGGTGTGGCTCGGCGGCGAGTCCCTGACCGCGCGCACGCTGGCCGGCGGCACGCTGATCGTGGTGGCAGCGGCGCTTGCCGCGATGCCGCGCCGCCGGCGGATCAGTCCAGCAGCTGGCTGA